One segment of Gemmatimonadota bacterium DNA contains the following:
- a CDS encoding RHS repeat-associated core domain-containing protein, with translation MTLRYRWTGREWDAETGWYFHRARYYDPGQRRFVQEDPAGVAGGENLYAYVGGRPLVAADPSGLGPDPKFTQWPSDCCAASHAGWDGWFGISGTLLETTQIFVAATGEYLGSWNMSVRAAQRRMEAWSGGPGRVRWFGPTGDEGQCERADLQSLGDDTRVRRSRCHNCASDTGQRTRVEHWRRCGPLCCIQSQPVQRPCCRVVQRRYSYGAGDRHCLRDHA, from the coding sequence GTGACGCTGCGCTACCGCTGGACCGGCCGGGAGTGGGATGCGGAGACGGGCTGGTACTTCCACCGGGCGCGGTACTACGACCCGGGCCAGCGGCGCTTCGTGCAGGAGGACCCGGCCGGGGTGGCGGGGGGTGAGAACCTGTATGCGTACGTGGGGGGGCGGCCGCTGGTGGCCGCGGACCCGTCGGGGCTTGGGCCGGACCCGAAGTTCACGCAGTGGCCCAGCGATTGTTGCGCGGCGAGTCATGCGGGATGGGATGGGTGGTTTGGGATAAGCGGTACCCTGCTTGAAACGACACAGATCTTCGTTGCCGCAACAGGGGAGTATCTCGGGAGCTGGAACATGTCCGTCCGGGCCGCACAACGACGAATGGAGGCGTGGAGCGGTGGACCAGGGCGCGTGCGGTGGTTTGGCCCCACCGGCGATGAAGGACAGTGTGAACGAGCCGACCTGCAATCTCTGGGTGATGACACTCGTGTCAGAAGGAGTCGATGTCACAATTGTGCGTCTGACACTGGACAACGAACCAGGGTGGAACACTGGAGGCGCTGCGGACCTCTTTGTTGCATACAATCCCAGCCAGTTCAGCGCCCATGCTGTCGCGTTGTTCAACGCAGGTACTCTTACGGCGCCGGTGATCGACATTGCCTCCGTGATCACGCATGA